From Chryseobacterium salivictor, a single genomic window includes:
- a CDS encoding AAA family ATPase yields the protein MARKKTNPNRDRNSIDSLDLTVEHNFPKFLKAIKLEPFRHIPSLTVNFNHPISVISGTNRSGKSTILMAIACSHFNFVKRNPQNGNLGRHTWSSLMQITNKDVQSEDWTYYITYKTGTKIETKRGQRKHSTKKWNGIGKKESQFKFRDVVFIDLDRILPARNYSKVIFNKTKSANEYTISPNNSNIIEEYLSYVLEESFELNKLATYQDKDIFKYKNSNQYSSYNAATGEEVLTRIIIDVVEANKDSLILIDEIEIGLHPKVQRRLIEVLYNIALNDNKQFILSSHSQTILSSVPDTARIFIEKDYSNNFKSIQNISVNAALSKMDSVSYPLIDLYCEDDIAEKIIKKILSNLQTNNNLSNISDLVNIIISGSANKTHNYFTSHKETYEYKKIKTGFACILDGDMKTTFPQEENLFHLYSNKSPELFLAEKYQEINPNGTLEYHINNSDNHCVIFPKNRII from the coding sequence ATGGCTAGAAAAAAAACCAATCCAAATAGAGATAGAAATAGCATTGACAGTCTAGATTTGACGGTTGAACATAATTTCCCAAAATTTCTTAAAGCTATTAAACTAGAACCTTTTAGACATATTCCCTCTTTAACAGTTAATTTTAATCATCCTATTTCTGTAATCTCTGGGACTAATAGGTCAGGTAAATCAACTATTTTAATGGCTATAGCTTGTAGTCATTTTAATTTCGTTAAAAGAAATCCTCAAAATGGAAATCTTGGTAGACATACTTGGAGTTCCTTGATGCAAATTACTAACAAGGATGTGCAATCAGAAGATTGGACTTACTACATAACATATAAAACGGGAACTAAAATTGAAACTAAAAGAGGACAAAGAAAACATTCAACTAAAAAGTGGAATGGAATTGGAAAAAAGGAAAGTCAATTTAAATTTCGTGACGTTGTATTTATAGACTTAGATAGGATATTGCCTGCTAGAAATTATAGCAAAGTAATATTTAACAAGACGAAATCAGCTAACGAGTATACTATTTCACCAAATAATTCTAACATAATAGAAGAATATTTGTCATATGTTTTAGAAGAGTCTTTTGAATTAAATAAACTAGCTACTTATCAAGATAAGGACATATTTAAATACAAAAATTCTAATCAGTATTCAAGTTATAATGCAGCGACAGGTGAAGAAGTATTAACAAGAATTATTATCGATGTTGTTGAAGCTAATAAAGATTCTCTAATTTTAATAGATGAAATTGAAATTGGATTACATCCAAAAGTGCAAAGAAGATTGATTGAAGTGTTGTATAATATTGCCTTGAACGACAATAAGCAATTTATTTTATCCTCACATTCACAAACAATTCTTTCAAGCGTTCCTGATACCGCAAGAATTTTTATAGAAAAAGACTATTCAAACAACTTTAAAAGCATTCAAAATATTAGTGTCAATGCAGCGTTATCTAAAATGGATTCTGTTTCCTATCCGCTTATTGACCTATACTGTGAGGACGACATTGCGGAAAAAATAATAAAAAAAATTCTTTCAAATTTACAAACGAATAATAATTTGTCCAATATTTCAGATTTAGTAAATATTATTATTTCTGGCTCTGCAAATAAAACTCATAATTACTTCACTTCTCATAAAGAAACATATGAATATAAAAAGATTAAAACTGGCTTTGCTTGTATCCTAGATGGAGATATGAAAACTACATTTCCACAAGAAGAAAATTTATTTCATTTGTACTCAAATAAAAGTCCTGAACTTTTTTTAGCAGAAAAGTACCAAGAAATAAATCCTAATGGAACATTAGAGTATCACATTAATAATTCTGACAATCACTGTGTAATCTTCCCCAAAAATAGGATCATTTAA
- a CDS encoding transposase, translating into MKNSKFSEVQIIKILSEQNQGKTVNEICREHGISQPTFYKWKSKYGGLDVQQLSKMKEMEKQLSQYKKIVAEQTLEIVVLKDVIEKKL; encoded by the coding sequence ATGAAAAACAGTAAATTTTCAGAAGTTCAGATCATCAAGATATTATCTGAACAAAATCAGGGAAAAACGGTAAATGAGATTTGCCGGGAGCATGGAATTAGCCAGCCAACCTTTTACAAGTGGAAGAGCAAATATGGTGGATTGGATGTTCAGCAACTTTCAAAAATGAAAGAGATGGAAAAGCAACTTTCGCAATATAAAAAGATCGTAGCTGAGCAAACTTTGGAGATTGTCGTCTTAAAAGATGTGATCGAAAAAAAGCTCTAA
- a CDS encoding IS3 family transposase has protein sequence MDYSKEIHNMSLRKACKVFSLRSSVYYYRQVFKSSDDEIRAELILLADSNQTWGFWMMHNRLKNLGFGWNHKRVYRIYKSMRLNLRSKRKKRLPARIKQPLVRPIYPNVTWSMDFMHDSLENGKSVRTLNIIDDFNREILNITIDSSLPSAKVISQLEQLIEWRGKPEKIRVDNGPEFIAEKMKDYCNKENIELAFIQLGKPTQNSLIERFNRTFRTEFLSVYLFENIKQMRNYAEIWMWMYNNERPHSALQYLTPRDFLLKYGKLNQNSANEFPTFQQNFNNDNNKILSKNSTFECA, from the coding sequence GTGGATTATTCGAAAGAAATCCATAACATGAGTTTGCGCAAGGCGTGCAAAGTGTTCAGTTTAAGAAGTTCAGTTTATTATTATCGTCAGGTATTTAAAAGTTCAGATGATGAAATCCGTGCAGAACTTATTTTACTTGCAGATTCTAATCAAACGTGGGGCTTTTGGATGATGCACAATCGGTTGAAAAACTTAGGCTTTGGATGGAATCACAAAAGGGTTTATCGGATTTATAAGTCGATGAGATTAAATTTGCGAAGTAAAAGGAAAAAGCGGCTTCCAGCACGGATAAAACAACCACTGGTTCGCCCCATCTATCCGAACGTTACTTGGAGCATGGATTTTATGCACGACAGTTTGGAAAATGGCAAAAGCGTGAGAACCCTTAATATCATTGACGATTTTAACAGAGAGATTTTAAACATCACTATTGACAGCAGCTTGCCCTCTGCAAAAGTAATCTCGCAATTGGAACAATTAATTGAATGGCGGGGAAAACCTGAAAAAATAAGAGTGGACAACGGACCGGAATTTATTGCAGAAAAAATGAAAGATTATTGCAACAAAGAGAATATCGAACTAGCCTTCATTCAACTAGGGAAACCTACACAAAACTCATTGATTGAGAGATTTAACAGAACATTCCGGACAGAGTTTTTAAGTGTTTACCTCTTTGAGAACATCAAACAAATGAGAAATTATGCAGAAATATGGATGTGGATGTACAATAATGAGAGACCGCATAGTGCGTTACAATACCTTACACCACGGGATTTTTTATTGAAATATGGAAAACTCAATCAAAATAGCGCAAATGAGTTTCCCACATTCCAACAAAATTTCAACAACGACAACAATAAAATATTATCAAAAAACTCTACTTTTGAGTGTGCCTAA
- a CDS encoding DNA cytosine methyltransferase, with product MIKEKKIKVVDLFAGAGGFGLGFKLAKCNYELLLSLEVDKWAVDTLKANSNHTIIHNDIKKYNTAGKIKEICPEKPDVIIGGPPCQGFSNAGKKDPSDPRNSLFKSYAEWVEVLEPKIFVMENVKGILTGKNERGEKVIDIIRQTFEKIGYRVNIWELNAANYGVPQSRERVFIVGNKFNTDISIPPITHYFHYEKAKLNGKAQNLLEAITVIDAIGDLPELNAGEGSEEDIYTKEGSSTFQRISKGSNNILFNHVSMRHTSRVVKRYERIMDGESLFDMPEDLMVRKRNGNGELSQVLFSSNYRHLKPNMISYTIPASFYSNFIHPTQPRNITSREAARLQSFPDNYVFKGKRTQISSKLLTKLGKDSENHLSQYNQIGNAVPPLLAKAIARHLHSYLNNNFGILT from the coding sequence ATGATTAAAGAAAAAAAAATTAAGGTAGTTGATCTGTTTGCTGGAGCGGGAGGCTTTGGATTAGGGTTTAAATTAGCAAAATGTAACTATGAATTATTACTTTCTTTAGAAGTAGACAAGTGGGCGGTTGATACTTTAAAGGCGAATAGTAATCATACTATTATTCATAATGATATAAAAAAATATAATACAGCAGGAAAAATAAAGGAGATTTGTCCTGAGAAACCTGATGTTATTATTGGAGGGCCGCCGTGTCAAGGATTTAGTAACGCTGGCAAAAAAGACCCTTCAGATCCAAGAAATTCATTGTTTAAAAGTTATGCAGAATGGGTTGAAGTCTTGGAACCTAAAATTTTCGTGATGGAAAATGTTAAAGGTATATTGACCGGTAAAAATGAGAGGGGAGAAAAAGTGATAGATATAATAAGACAAACATTTGAGAAAATTGGTTACAGAGTCAATATTTGGGAACTTAATGCTGCAAATTATGGTGTTCCTCAATCTAGAGAAAGAGTTTTCATTGTAGGTAATAAATTTAACACAGATATATCTATACCGCCGATCACACATTATTTTCACTATGAAAAAGCGAAATTAAATGGGAAAGCGCAAAATCTTTTAGAGGCAATTACTGTTATTGATGCAATAGGTGATTTACCGGAATTAAATGCTGGTGAAGGGAGCGAAGAAGATATTTATACTAAAGAAGGTAGTTCAACATTCCAAAGAATTAGCAAGGGAAGTAATAACATTTTATTTAATCACGTTTCCATGAGACATACATCACGAGTCGTAAAAAGATATGAAAGAATAATGGATGGTGAAAGTTTATTTGACATGCCTGAAGACTTGATGGTCAGAAAGAGAAATGGAAATGGTGAATTGTCACAAGTTCTTTTTTCATCTAATTATAGACACCTTAAACCAAATATGATATCATACACAATACCAGCTTCATTTTACTCTAATTTTATTCATCCAACACAACCACGAAATATCACTTCACGAGAAGCGGCTCGATTGCAGTCTTTTCCTGATAATTATGTTTTTAAAGGAAAGAGAACGCAAATTTCATCCAAATTATTAACAAAATTGGGAAAAGATAGTGAAAATCATTTATCGCAATATAATCAAATAGGGAATGCCGTTCCACCGTTGCTGGCAAAAGCTATAGCCAGACATTTACATTCGTATTTAAACAACAATTTTGGTATATTAACTTAG
- a CDS encoding O-methyltransferase, giving the protein MASFEDINYSLRPNKSIERKMICEAFQKLAYIGDLRDYRYIGMGSAYFTDFILFHKYFGLDKMISIEKEESKIPRMEFNKPYKCIEMRYGTTTTVLPNLDLQDHLNLIWLDYDGKIDDFMFADLDSVVANAKAGSMFLISVNTEPDNHLPKKEDKMKALIEKVGKERIPSIYSDTLLNTKNYPIVIYEMINRQIRKTLLERTGGDDKRLDYLQLFHYIYEDGAQMLTVGGILYDEKQKKELVKMKFAEINHLSTDNNSIKIKCPNLTYKEVHHLNNLLPCELKIAPSGIISNKEFKKIPLNTNDIKNFAAVYRYYPNFAEANL; this is encoded by the coding sequence ATGGCTAGTTTCGAAGATATAAACTATAGTTTAAGACCCAATAAGTCAATTGAACGAAAGATGATTTGTGAAGCTTTTCAAAAATTGGCATATATAGGTGATTTAAGGGACTACAGATACATTGGTATGGGTTCTGCCTACTTTACCGATTTCATATTATTTCATAAGTATTTTGGCTTAGATAAAATGATTAGTATTGAAAAAGAAGAATCAAAAATACCGCGTATGGAGTTCAATAAGCCTTACAAGTGTATAGAAATGCGCTACGGTACGACAACAACCGTATTACCAAATCTTGATTTACAAGACCATTTAAATTTAATTTGGTTAGATTATGATGGAAAAATTGATGATTTCATGTTTGCAGATTTAGATTCCGTTGTAGCAAATGCTAAAGCTGGAAGTATGTTTCTCATTTCAGTTAATACAGAACCAGATAATCATTTACCAAAAAAAGAAGATAAGATGAAAGCTCTCATAGAAAAAGTTGGAAAAGAGAGAATTCCTAGTATTTATAGCGATACTCTTTTGAATACAAAAAACTACCCTATCGTAATTTACGAAATGATTAATAGACAAATAAGAAAAACACTCCTAGAGAGAACAGGAGGTGATGATAAAAGACTTGATTATCTGCAATTATTTCATTACATATATGAAGATGGAGCTCAAATGTTAACTGTGGGGGGAATATTATACGATGAAAAACAAAAAAAAGAACTCGTAAAAATGAAATTTGCAGAGATTAATCATCTATCAACTGATAATAATTCGATTAAAATAAAATGTCCTAATTTAACTTATAAAGAAGTTCATCATTTAAATAATTTACTTCCATGTGAATTGAAAATAGCACCATCTGGAATAATCAGTAATAAAGAATTTAAAAAAATCCCACTGAATACTAATGATATTAAAAATTTTGCTGCAGTATATCGATATTATCCAAATTTTGCTGAAGCTAATTTATAA
- a CDS encoding ATP-binding protein yields the protein MPTNKNTVSADPAKGFFVSMLIKDITLRDAIGDLVDNSVDAIKTRADNPNDLKGFEIDIKLGKTYFSIEDNGYGMEAEVARTTAFNFGKSENHNLIDNSIGQFGIGMKRAFFKIGNKIQVKSTSPKSKFEIDIDVQEWLKDKETWQYSFKEDTLQEDIKNPPSKTGFRVKISELSNDSELSFNDKTFEDQLIKEIQYEHMLNINKGLVIKINDFILKTTPIDLVFDENVKPSFWEKLEENQSVRILAGISTKDDEDGGWYIFCNDRLIIAKNKTDETVWTGSKGDGVPLWHAQYHRFRGYVFFEAKDSALLPWNTTKTGMDLDSPYYKEVRRNMIIMTRQVMDLLDKLKTEKEKDNPSEEQTLNKAIEKSLENPISVVEALKQTHSLSNKFTYPVKLFNPPRKSKMTNISYQVPTERFNQVKEDINASTSKEVGLHTFNYYFENEL from the coding sequence ATGCCTACTAATAAAAATACTGTGTCTGCAGATCCCGCAAAAGGTTTTTTTGTGTCTATGTTAATAAAAGATATCACACTACGGGATGCTATAGGAGATTTAGTAGATAATTCTGTTGATGCAATAAAGACCAGAGCTGATAACCCAAACGATTTAAAAGGTTTTGAAATAGACATTAAATTAGGAAAAACATACTTCTCCATAGAAGATAATGGATATGGTATGGAAGCTGAAGTAGCAAGAACTACAGCTTTTAATTTTGGCAAATCAGAAAATCATAATTTAATTGATAATTCTATAGGTCAATTTGGAATAGGAATGAAAAGGGCTTTCTTTAAAATTGGAAATAAAATCCAAGTAAAATCGACATCCCCAAAGTCAAAATTTGAAATTGATATTGATGTTCAAGAATGGCTAAAAGATAAAGAAACTTGGCAATATAGCTTCAAAGAAGATACATTACAGGAAGATATTAAAAATCCTCCTTCGAAAACTGGTTTTAGAGTGAAAATTTCTGAGTTGAGTAATGACTCTGAATTAAGTTTTAATGATAAAACATTTGAGGATCAATTAATCAAAGAGATACAATATGAGCACATGCTCAATATTAACAAAGGTTTAGTAATTAAAATAAATGATTTTATATTAAAAACTACTCCTATAGATTTAGTCTTTGATGAAAATGTTAAGCCATCTTTCTGGGAAAAGTTGGAAGAAAATCAAAGTGTGAGAATTCTTGCTGGAATATCAACTAAAGATGATGAAGATGGGGGTTGGTATATATTCTGTAATGATAGACTAATCATTGCAAAAAATAAGACTGATGAAACCGTTTGGACTGGTTCAAAAGGAGATGGTGTACCATTATGGCATGCCCAATATCATAGATTCAGAGGTTATGTGTTTTTTGAAGCTAAAGACTCCGCTTTATTACCTTGGAATACCACTAAAACTGGAATGGATTTAGATTCTCCTTACTATAAAGAAGTTAGAAGAAACATGATTATTATGACAAGACAAGTCATGGATTTATTAGATAAACTAAAAACAGAGAAAGAAAAGGATAATCCTTCCGAAGAACAAACTCTAAATAAAGCAATTGAAAAGAGTTTAGAAAATCCTATTTCGGTTGTAGAAGCTTTGAAACAAACACATTCACTTTCAAATAAATTTACGTACCCTGTCAAGCTGTTTAATCCTCCAAGAAAAAGCAAAATGACAAATATATCTTATCAAGTACCAACTGAACGCTTTAATCAAGTAAAAGAAGATATAAATGCTTCAACATCAAAAGAGGTTGGCCTGCACACTTTTAACTATTATTTTGAAAATGAACTTTAA